A portion of the Aquicoccus sp. G2-2 genome contains these proteins:
- a CDS encoding PIN domain-containing protein, whose protein sequence is MKALLDTCVLYPTVMREMLLGVAQTGAFTPLWSARIIEEWRRAAEKLGRDGVAQAMSEAAILGARWPHAEVAYPAALEARLWLPDAADVHVLAAAIAGSADVIVTLNAKDFPRQILAEEGLSRADPDGFLLGVWQADRVAVEDVARKVRDNARALSGEQWSARGLLKKARLPRLGKAVSGALD, encoded by the coding sequence TTGAAGGCGCTGCTTGATACCTGCGTGCTTTACCCCACGGTGATGCGTGAAATGCTGTTGGGTGTGGCGCAGACCGGCGCGTTCACACCGCTTTGGTCAGCGCGGATTATCGAGGAATGGCGTCGGGCGGCGGAAAAGCTCGGGCGCGACGGTGTGGCACAAGCGATGAGTGAGGCCGCAATTCTGGGCGCGCGCTGGCCGCATGCCGAGGTCGCTTATCCGGCGGCACTTGAGGCGCGGTTATGGCTACCGGATGCGGCGGATGTGCATGTTCTGGCGGCGGCGATTGCCGGGTCGGCAGATGTGATCGTGACGCTGAACGCCAAGGATTTTCCACGGCAGATTCTGGCCGAAGAAGGGTTGAGCCGGGCCGACCCTGACGGGTTTTTGCTGGGGGTTTGGCAGGCGGACCGGGTGGCGGTGGAAGATGTGGCGCGCAAGGTGCGCGACAATGCGCGGGCGCTTTCGGGCGAGCAGTGGAGCGCGCGCGGGCTTTTGAAAAAGGCCCGCCTGCCACGGCTGGGCAAGGCAGTGTCGGGCGCGTTGGACTGA
- the edd gene encoding phosphogluconate dehydratase, with protein sequence MTIHSTVDRVTERIRERSRTLRDGYLDRMRAAASEGPARGHLGCSNQAHAYASMGADQGTLATTQAPNLGIVTAYNDMLSAHEPYGEFPAAIKAAAHSIGATAQVAGGVPAMCDGITQGAPGMELSLFSRDTIALAATIALSHNAFDAVAMLGTCDKIVPGLVMAAGGFGHLPLIFLPAGPMASGLPNDEKAKVRKAYAEGKVERAELMKAEMAAYHGPGTCTFYGTANSNQMLLEIMGLILPGAAFVTPRTPLREALTAEGTRRILGQTALGKAYQPVCDIMDERAFVNGIVGLMATGGSTNLVMHLPAMARAFGILLTPEDFSDLSAVVPLLARIYPNGLADVNHFHAAGGLPYLVSQLLDAGLLHGDAHTVSGSTLGQSEGEPVLKAGALSVRPAASEPANDRILRPHTNPFQPTGGLQRLIGNLGEGIIKVSSVAPEHRLIEAPARVFHTQDAVVQAFKAGALTGDVVVVLPFQGPRANGMPELHGLTPTLSVMQDRGQNIALLTDGRMSGASGKIPAAIHVSPEATLGGPLAQLRDGDLIRLDADAGTLECLTADFTTRPVETPDLSANETGTGREMFALFRANASPATEGASSLFAGKPT encoded by the coding sequence ATGACAATTCATTCAACCGTCGATCGCGTGACCGAACGCATTCGCGAGCGTTCCCGCACCCTGCGCGACGGTTATCTTGACCGGATGCGCGCAGCGGCGTCAGAAGGGCCAGCGCGCGGCCATCTGGGGTGCTCTAATCAGGCCCATGCCTATGCGTCCATGGGGGCGGATCAGGGCACGCTTGCCACCACCCAAGCGCCCAATCTTGGCATCGTCACCGCCTATAACGATATGCTCTCCGCGCATGAGCCTTACGGCGAATTTCCCGCCGCGATAAAAGCCGCAGCACACAGCATCGGTGCCACCGCGCAGGTGGCGGGCGGCGTGCCTGCGATGTGCGATGGCATCACGCAGGGCGCGCCGGGAATGGAGCTATCGCTATTTTCGCGCGACACCATCGCGCTGGCCGCCACCATCGCGCTGTCGCACAACGCCTTTGATGCGGTGGCCATGCTCGGCACTTGCGACAAGATCGTGCCCGGCCTTGTCATGGCGGCGGGCGGCTTCGGGCATCTGCCGCTGATTTTCTTGCCCGCCGGGCCAATGGCTTCGGGCCTTCCCAATGACGAGAAGGCCAAGGTTCGCAAGGCCTATGCCGAAGGCAAGGTTGAGCGTGCCGAGTTGATGAAGGCGGAAATGGCCGCCTATCACGGCCCCGGCACCTGCACCTTCTATGGCACCGCCAATTCCAACCAGATGCTGCTTGAGATCATGGGGTTGATCCTGCCCGGTGCCGCCTTCGTCACGCCGCGCACCCCGCTGCGGGAGGCGCTGACCGCCGAAGGCACCCGGCGCATCCTTGGCCAAACGGCGCTGGGCAAGGCGTATCAGCCGGTCTGTGACATTATGGATGAACGCGCTTTCGTCAACGGCATTGTCGGGTTGATGGCCACTGGCGGGTCCACCAATCTGGTGATGCACCTGCCCGCCATGGCCCGCGCCTTTGGCATTTTGCTCACGCCCGAGGATTTCTCTGACCTTTCCGCCGTGGTGCCGCTGCTGGCACGGATTTATCCCAACGGATTGGCCGACGTGAACCATTTCCACGCCGCGGGCGGGCTGCCCTATCTCGTCTCGCAACTGCTCGATGCCGGGCTTTTGCACGGCGATGCGCACACTGTCTCCGGCAGCACGCTCGGCCAATCGGAAGGCGAGCCGGTGCTGAAAGCGGGCGCGCTCAGCGTGCGACCGGCAGCAAGTGAGCCTGCAAACGACAGGATTTTGCGCCCCCATACCAACCCGTTTCAACCGACCGGCGGGTTGCAACGGCTCATTGGCAACCTTGGCGAAGGGATCATCAAGGTTTCGTCGGTCGCCCCCGAACACCGCCTGATCGAAGCCCCGGCGCGCGTCTTTCACACTCAAGACGCCGTGGTTCAGGCGTTCAAGGCAGGCGCGCTTACCGGCGATGTTGTCGTTGTGCTGCCGTTTCAGGGGCCACGCGCCAACGGAATGCCGGAATTGCACGGCCTGACGCCCACACTTTCGGTCATGCAGGATCGTGGTCAGAACATTGCCCTGCTTACCGATGGGCGAATGTCCGGCGCGTCCGGCAAGATTCCGGCGGCGATCCATGTCTCGCCCGAGGCCACGTTGGGCGGGCCGCTTGCGCAACTGCGCGATGGCGATCTGATCCGGCTTGATGCCGATGCAGGCACACTGGAATGCCTGACCGCAGATTTCACCACCCGCCCGGTAGAAACCCCCGACCTTTCGGCCAACGAGACCGGCACGGGCCGCGAAATGTTCGCGTTGTTTCGCGCCAATGCCAGCCCCGCCACCGAAGGGGCCAGTTCTCTGTTCGCCGGAAAACCCACATGA
- a CDS encoding M48 family metallopeptidase — MLKFAPILLALLYGYAYYRFSAWSTARNLDAQSSELVDPSLKPIFDRLARALDIKRIRVNIYEIAPVNGLAAPDGRIFLTRGFYEKYRAGEVTGEELAAVIAHELGHVALGHTRRRMIDFSGQNALRTALALVLSRFLPGVGRAIANTLTSMLAAHLSRADEYEADEYATALLTKAGIGSAPQITLFEKLDALTAGGARPPAWLLSHPATPDRIKAIRSHDAKWQS; from the coding sequence ATGCTGAAGTTTGCCCCGATCCTTCTCGCGCTGCTCTATGGCTACGCCTATTATCGCTTCTCCGCGTGGAGCACCGCGCGCAATCTTGATGCGCAATCGTCCGAACTGGTCGATCCCAGCCTGAAACCTATTTTCGACCGGCTCGCCCGCGCGCTCGATATCAAGCGCATTCGCGTCAACATCTACGAAATCGCCCCGGTCAACGGCCTTGCCGCCCCCGATGGGCGCATCTTTCTGACCCGTGGATTCTATGAGAAATACCGCGCCGGAGAAGTAACAGGCGAAGAGCTTGCCGCCGTCATCGCGCATGAGCTGGGCCATGTGGCGCTGGGCCATACGCGCCGCCGGATGATCGACTTTTCCGGTCAGAACGCGCTGCGCACCGCTCTCGCTCTCGTTCTCTCGCGCTTCCTGCCCGGTGTGGGCCGTGCCATCGCCAACACGCTAACGTCAATGCTCGCCGCGCATCTGTCGCGCGCCGATGAATACGAGGCAGATGAATACGCCACCGCCCTGCTGACCAAGGCGGGCATCGGCAGCGCCCCGCAAATCACCCTGTTTGAAAAACTCGACGCACTCACCGCCGGGGGTGCGCGCCCGCCGGCATGGCTCTTGTCGCACCCCGCCACGCCCGACCGGATCAAGGCGATCCGCTCACATGACGCGAAATGGCAAAGCTGA
- the eda gene encoding bifunctional 4-hydroxy-2-oxoglutarate aldolase/2-dehydro-3-deoxy-phosphogluconate aldolase, translated as MTPQATSAEALRLCRIAPVIPVLTVEDAATAAALARALIAGGLRVLEVTLRSAAALDAIRAMAGVRGGIVGAGTVLSPDDVQAAKAAGARFAVSPGATDALLAACEAASLPLLPGAATATEAMRLLERGYSTQKFFPAQASGGAAALKALGAPLPQISFCPTGGVSFDNAAAYLALPNVPCVGGSWVAPKAAIKAGDWPEITRLAAQANGLLHG; from the coding sequence ATGACCCCGCAAGCGACAAGCGCCGAAGCGTTGCGCCTGTGCCGGATTGCCCCGGTGATCCCGGTGCTGACCGTGGAGGATGCCGCAACCGCCGCCGCACTGGCGCGCGCGCTCATCGCGGGTGGGCTGCGGGTGCTTGAAGTGACACTGCGCTCCGCCGCCGCCCTTGATGCGATCCGCGCCATGGCAGGTGTGCGGGGCGGAATCGTCGGCGCGGGCACCGTGCTTAGCCCTGACGATGTGCAAGCGGCCAAGGCAGCGGGGGCGCGCTTTGCCGTCTCTCCGGGGGCCACGGATGCGCTGCTTGCCGCCTGTGAAGCAGCCAGCCTGCCGCTCCTGCCCGGTGCCGCCACCGCGACCGAAGCGATGCGCCTTCTTGAGCGCGGCTATAGCACGCAGAAATTCTTTCCGGCGCAAGCCTCCGGCGGGGCGGCAGCGCTCAAGGCGCTCGGCGCGCCGCTGCCGCAGATCAGCTTCTGCCCGACCGGCGGCGTCTCTTTCGACAATGCCGCCGCTTACCTCGCCCTGCCCAATGTGCCTTGCGTCGGCGGCTCTTGGGTCGCGCCCAAAGCCGCGATAAAGGCCGGGGATTGGCCCGAAATCACCCGCCTCGCCGCGCAGGCCAACGGCTTGCTTCACGGCTGA
- a CDS encoding DUF6778 family protein: protein MKHVRLVAAMIMGMAVSGCATMDIATRNASFEAPAAAAAVAPSMKVVSYEVRVPHSLKVSEANSFYPSGDIVWRGEPLGDRYAQVEKIFDDSLAASTKGSDGKLPVMLDIEVSKFHALSEKTRYTVGGRHEIHFVMNFLDPTTRQPVAPPRKIDATFKGFGGARAIHAEENGMTQRVRIVSHLTGVFRHQLGLDAKPPVEAPKVFEVQPDMVSRNLQKPLSISDRTTGLF from the coding sequence ATGAAACATGTTCGTTTGGTTGCAGCAATGATAATGGGAATGGCCGTCTCGGGCTGTGCCACGATGGATATTGCCACCCGTAACGCCTCGTTCGAGGCCCCGGCCGCAGCGGCGGCGGTTGCTCCGTCGATGAAGGTGGTCTCATATGAGGTGCGGGTGCCGCACAGCCTGAAGGTTTCCGAAGCCAACAGCTTCTATCCGTCGGGCGATATCGTCTGGCGCGGAGAGCCGCTGGGTGATCGGTATGCGCAGGTCGAGAAGATTTTCGACGACAGCCTTGCGGCCAGCACCAAGGGCAGCGACGGCAAGCTTCCGGTGATGCTGGATATCGAAGTGTCGAAATTCCACGCGCTGAGCGAGAAGACCCGTTACACCGTTGGTGGGCGTCACGAGATTCATTTCGTGATGAACTTCCTTGATCCGACAACCCGGCAGCCGGTGGCCCCACCGCGCAAGATCGACGCGACGTTCAAAGGCTTTGGCGGGGCGCGGGCAATTCATGCTGAAGAAAACGGCATGACCCAGCGGGTGCGGATCGTCAGCCATCTTACGGGCGTCTTCCGCCACCAGCTTGGGCTTGATGCCAAACCGCCGGTAGAAGCGCCGAAGGTCTTTGAGGTGCAGCCGGACATGGTTTCGCGCAACCTGCAAAAACCGCTGAGCATCAGCGACAGAACAACCGGATTGTTCTAA